A DNA window from Anaerolineae bacterium contains the following coding sequences:
- a CDS encoding DUF4445 domain-containing protein gives MIRLLPAEGNPTEVTASPGTLLSEAIAQAGIALHLPCGGQGRCGRCKVQVQKGTVRRRSVIRLSEKELEEGWALACQTLVQDEELVVAIPPQADKLSRRIPSEPRKVPRVELPISCDWRSDPPLRRVYLDIAPPSLSDNTSDFERVVRHLQPHLEEGGQVSISLPMLRRLGKILRDANWQVTATLEYYDWTTRRQGRRPRLIDLVPGRRTHELYGVAIDIGTTSNVVYLVDLLTGEVVDSAVEYNAQIACGEDIISRIIYARRPGGLEHLQKLVVGTLNGLIEQVAARNGIQPTDIQRATVAGNTTMIHLFLAIPPEPIRLEPYIPIINHPQPVLAAELGLNINPDAKVDCLPGVGSYVGADITAGVLATGMHRQEELTLFIDVGTNGEMVLGNSDWLITCACSAGPAFEGAGVQSGMRATEGAIEEVWIDPHTGEPTYNTIGDVPAKGLCGSGIISLLAELFVTGLLTKGGRFENRVGTPRIRRGEHGMEYVVVWKEQTADGAADIVMTEVDVQNLLRAKAAIFAGFSTLTRSVGIQIGDVQRVLIGGAFGKYLNIEKAIQIGLLPDMPHDRFRFLGNTSVQGAYQALLCPDLRDEVAEIASKMTYLELSADNTFTEEFMSAMFLPHTQLELFPSVAALLTPQP, from the coding sequence GTGATCCGACTGCTACCGGCGGAAGGCAATCCAACCGAAGTCACCGCATCTCCAGGCACCCTGCTGAGCGAGGCCATCGCACAGGCCGGCATCGCCCTGCACCTGCCCTGCGGCGGGCAGGGGCGCTGTGGCAGATGTAAGGTGCAGGTGCAGAAGGGGACCGTCCGCCGGCGTTCCGTGATCCGCTTGAGCGAGAAAGAACTGGAAGAAGGCTGGGCGCTGGCGTGCCAGACGCTGGTGCAGGATGAGGAGCTGGTCGTCGCCATCCCACCGCAGGCGGATAAGCTCAGCCGGCGCATCCCCAGCGAACCGCGCAAGGTGCCGCGGGTGGAACTGCCCATCTCTTGCGACTGGCGCAGTGACCCTCCCCTGCGGCGGGTGTACCTGGATATCGCACCTCCATCGCTTTCGGACAACACCTCCGATTTCGAGCGGGTGGTGCGCCATCTCCAGCCACATCTGGAGGAGGGCGGGCAGGTCAGCATCTCCCTGCCAATGCTGCGCCGGCTGGGAAAAATCCTGCGGGATGCGAACTGGCAGGTGACGGCGACGCTGGAGTATTACGATTGGACGACCCGCCGGCAGGGCCGGCGGCCGCGGCTGATCGACCTGGTGCCCGGGCGCCGCACCCATGAGCTGTACGGGGTGGCTATTGACATCGGCACCACCTCCAACGTGGTGTACCTGGTGGATCTGCTGACCGGCGAGGTTGTGGATTCTGCCGTCGAGTACAACGCGCAGATTGCCTGCGGCGAGGATATCATCTCGCGCATTATCTATGCCCGCCGGCCGGGCGGATTGGAGCATCTCCAGAAGCTGGTGGTCGGTACCCTGAACGGCTTGATCGAGCAGGTGGCGGCGCGCAACGGCATCCAACCGACCGATATCCAGCGCGCCACGGTGGCCGGCAACACCACCATGATCCATCTCTTCCTCGCCATCCCGCCCGAGCCGATCCGGCTGGAGCCGTACATCCCCATCATCAACCACCCCCAGCCGGTGCTGGCGGCGGAGCTGGGATTGAACATCAACCCGGACGCCAAGGTGGACTGCCTGCCCGGGGTGGGGAGCTACGTGGGGGCGGACATCACCGCCGGCGTGCTGGCCACCGGTATGCATCGCCAGGAGGAGCTGACCCTGTTCATTGACGTGGGCACCAACGGCGAGATGGTGCTGGGCAACTCCGACTGGCTGATCACCTGCGCCTGCTCCGCCGGCCCGGCCTTTGAGGGCGCCGGCGTGCAGTCCGGCATGCGCGCCACCGAAGGGGCCATCGAAGAGGTCTGGATTGACCCGCATACCGGCGAACCCACCTACAACACCATCGGGGATGTGCCGGCGAAGGGGCTGTGCGGCTCCGGCATCATCAGCCTGCTGGCGGAGCTGTTCGTCACCGGCCTGCTGACCAAAGGCGGGCGATTCGAGAACCGCGTGGGGACGCCGCGCATTCGCCGGGGCGAGCACGGCATGGAGTATGTGGTGGTGTGGAAAGAGCAGACGGCGGATGGCGCGGCCGACATCGTGATGACCGAAGTGGATGTGCAAAACCTCCTGCGCGCCAAGGCGGCCATCTTCGCCGGCTTCTCCACGCTCACCCGCAGTGTGGGGATTCAGATTGGGGATGTCCAACGCGTCCTGATCGGCGGCGCGTTCGGCAAGTACCTTAACATTGAGAAAGCCATTCAAATCGGCCTGCTGCCCGACATGCCTCATGACCGCTTCCGTTTCCTGGGGAACACCTCGGTGCAGGGCGCGTATCAGGCCCTTCTCTGTCCGGACCTGCGCGATGAAGTGGCGGAAATCGCCAGCAAAATGACCTATTTGGAGCTGTCCGCCGATAATACCTTCACCGAGGAGTTCATGTCGGCCATGTTTCTGCCGCATACCCAACTGGAACTGTTCCCCAGCGTGGCCGCTCTGCTGACCCCCCAGCCATAG
- a CDS encoding AAA family ATPase produces the protein MATVTIAIAGKGGTGKTTLAALLIKFLKTERQGYILAIDGDPSSNLNLALGLELKETVGSIREEALQEVQAGGGSTRGISKHDWFEYRINQALVESSRLDLIAMGRPEGPGCYCAANNIIRAVIDRLGDEYDYVVIDNEAGMEHISRQTTRHIDHLFVVSDPTLRGLTAAQGIKELVRELGPHGTRVSRMFFVINRVNGTLPEAFRQKAAEMGLEPLFALPADPTINEFDMQGRPIIEIGVDSPIYQAVRELAIRAGL, from the coding sequence ATGGCTACGGTGACGATAGCGATTGCCGGCAAGGGGGGCACGGGCAAGACCACCCTGGCCGCGCTGTTGATCAAGTTTCTGAAAACCGAACGGCAGGGATATATCCTGGCTATTGACGGGGACCCCAGCTCCAACTTGAACCTGGCACTGGGGCTGGAGCTGAAGGAGACCGTGGGCAGTATCCGGGAGGAGGCCCTGCAGGAGGTGCAGGCCGGCGGCGGGAGCACGCGCGGCATCAGCAAGCACGATTGGTTCGAGTACCGCATCAATCAGGCGCTGGTGGAAAGCTCACGGCTGGACCTGATTGCGATGGGCCGGCCGGAAGGCCCCGGCTGTTACTGTGCCGCCAATAACATCATCCGGGCGGTGATTGACCGGCTGGGGGACGAGTACGACTACGTGGTGATTGATAATGAAGCCGGCATGGAGCATATCAGCCGGCAGACCACCCGCCATATTGACCACCTCTTCGTCGTCTCGGATCCCACCCTGCGGGGCCTGACGGCGGCGCAGGGCATCAAGGAGCTGGTGCGCGAATTAGGCCCACACGGGACGCGGGTTTCCCGCATGTTCTTCGTGATCAACCGCGTCAACGGGACCCTGCCGGAGGCGTTCCGCCAGAAGGCGGCAGAGATGGGGCTGGAGCCGCTGTTCGCCCTGCCGGCGGACCCGACGATCAATGAGTTCGACATGCAGGGCCGGCCGATCATCGAGATCGGCGTGGATTCCCCTATTTACCAGGCGGTGCGTGAGCTGGCCATCCGGGCCGGCCTGTAA